The Terracoccus luteus genome includes a region encoding these proteins:
- a CDS encoding SDR family oxidoreductase — protein MTRHGPTLTLPDLTGRRALVTGASDGIGLVVATRLAEAGAEVVLPVRNRAKGETALAGIRRHVPQARVSLRDLDLSSLSSVAELATALTDEGAPVHLLVNNAGVMTPPTRQTTADGFELQLGTNHLGHAALVLRLLPLLREGHARVVSQVSIAAARGSMAWDDLHERRSYSGMRAYRRSKIALGLFGLELDRRSRQHGWGLTSTLAHPGVAPTSLLDARPELGRADETTARRVIRAMSARGILVGTVESAALPALMAATAPDADLAELYGPGGPGHVGGPPATQRLYPPLRDQPEAARVWERTHELVGLPLTG, from the coding sequence ATGACACGCCACGGCCCCACCCTGACCCTGCCCGACCTCACCGGACGACGGGCGCTCGTCACCGGCGCGAGCGACGGCATCGGCCTCGTCGTCGCCACCCGCCTCGCCGAGGCCGGGGCCGAGGTCGTGCTGCCGGTACGCAACCGCGCGAAGGGCGAGACGGCGCTCGCCGGCATCCGGAGGCACGTGCCGCAGGCACGGGTGTCGCTGCGCGACCTCGACCTGTCGTCGCTGTCGTCGGTGGCCGAGCTCGCGACGGCGCTCACCGACGAGGGCGCGCCGGTGCACCTGCTCGTCAACAACGCCGGTGTCATGACGCCGCCGACCCGGCAGACGACGGCCGACGGGTTCGAGCTGCAGCTCGGCACCAACCACCTCGGCCACGCCGCGCTCGTGCTGCGGCTGCTGCCCCTGCTGCGCGAAGGGCACGCCCGCGTGGTCTCGCAGGTGAGCATCGCGGCCGCCCGCGGGTCGATGGCGTGGGACGACCTTCACGAGCGGCGCTCGTACTCCGGCATGCGCGCCTACCGTCGCTCGAAGATCGCCCTCGGGCTCTTCGGCCTCGAGCTCGACCGGCGCAGCCGGCAGCACGGGTGGGGCCTGACGAGCACGCTCGCGCACCCCGGCGTCGCGCCGACCAGCCTGCTCGACGCGCGCCCCGAGCTCGGCCGCGCCGACGAGACCACGGCGCGACGGGTCATCCGCGCGATGTCGGCCCGCGGCATCCTCGTCGGCACCGTCGAGAGCGCGGCGCTGCCGGCCCTCATGGCGGCGACTGCGCCCGACGCCGACCTCGCCGAGCTGTACGGCCCCGGCGGGCCCGGCCACGTCGGCGGCCCGCCCGCGACGCAGCGTCTCTACCCGCCGCTGCGCGACCAGCCCGAGGCCGCGCGCGTCTGGGAGCGCACCCACGAGCTCGTCGGGCTGCCCCTCACCGGCTGA
- a CDS encoding glycoside hydrolase family 130 protein produces the protein MTGRPGIPARTPATFPLGPFTPYEGNPVLRPQGTGWESGHVYNAAATVVDGRVALLYRAHSPDLVSRVGLAWSDDGFTFEREPEPVLEPTEPYETHGCEDPRIAVIDGTYYLTYTGWDLSSAQLCLATSTDLHTWTKHGPLFPGFDTFLPAGDGTARTWSKAGGILEQQVDGRWLMFFGEGSIWHAWSDDLIHWTPASNDEPLLTPWPGGFASFLVEVGPQPVVTADGLVLLLHNAAVRLPDGAVRYTCGQVVVDPARPTEVLARMERPWLEPETYEDTHGLVSNVTFVEGLVLFRDTWFAYYGQSDSTLGVATCPVGRGWDEPDGIRRRREAAS, from the coding sequence ATGACGGGGCGACCCGGCATCCCGGCGCGGACGCCGGCGACGTTCCCGCTCGGCCCCTTCACGCCCTACGAGGGCAACCCCGTGCTGCGCCCGCAGGGCACGGGGTGGGAGTCGGGCCACGTCTACAACGCCGCGGCCACGGTCGTCGACGGTCGCGTGGCCCTGCTGTACCGGGCGCACTCGCCCGACCTCGTCTCCCGCGTCGGGCTCGCCTGGAGCGACGACGGGTTCACCTTCGAGCGCGAGCCCGAGCCGGTGCTCGAGCCGACGGAGCCGTACGAGACCCACGGCTGCGAGGACCCGCGCATCGCCGTCATCGACGGCACGTACTACCTCACCTACACCGGCTGGGACCTGAGCTCGGCGCAGCTGTGCCTCGCGACGTCGACCGACCTGCACACGTGGACGAAGCACGGGCCGCTGTTCCCCGGGTTCGACACGTTCCTGCCCGCCGGTGACGGGACGGCGCGCACGTGGAGCAAGGCGGGCGGCATCCTCGAGCAGCAGGTCGACGGCCGCTGGCTCATGTTCTTCGGCGAGGGGTCGATCTGGCACGCGTGGTCCGACGACCTCATCCACTGGACCCCGGCCTCGAACGACGAGCCACTGCTCACCCCGTGGCCCGGGGGCTTCGCGAGCTTCCTCGTCGAGGTGGGGCCCCAGCCGGTCGTCACGGCCGACGGTCTGGTCCTGCTGCTGCACAACGCCGCCGTGCGGCTGCCAGACGGCGCGGTCCGCTACACGTGCGGCCAGGTCGTCGTCGACCCCGCGCGTCCCACCGAGGTGCTCGCCCGCATGGAGCGTCCGTGGCTCGAACCGGAGACGTACGAGGACACCCACGGGCTCGTCTCGAACGTCACCTTCGTCGAGGGGCTCGTCCTCTTCCGCGACACGTGGTTCGCGTACTACGGGCAGTCCGACTCGACGCTCGGCGTGGCCACGTGCCCCGTGGGGCGCGGCTGGGACGAGCCGGACGGCATCCGCCGCCGTCGTGAGGCGGCCTCGTGA
- a CDS encoding Gfo/Idh/MocA family protein: MTVDRMPLRLGVVGAGGFADFVLGAAAGLDDLVVAAVVDRDPERARDLADRHGAAVADDVDALLRTVDVVLVATTPDSHAELATRAVRAGRHVLCEKPLATSAADALDVVAEAEQAGVVVTVDHVLRHNPLLAAVVRLRDEVLGPVRRFAYENDAADEGLGPDHWFWDTDASGGILLEHAVHALDAAHWLLGSRPTHAQATGVRRPTPHGDLDGLLDVVSVTTAHPGGALATHTHSFTHADRCERQWLRLDHGAAQTVVHGWIPVTAEVDLWTDDDGVATVQRLAADPAALFAVGHIDVAALPAAGIEVEVQRDAGAPGARARGADLSLPHRVHLTLDLGGEDAKQQVYAAAVRSAVADLVHCVRTGDRPVVDVTDAAAAVVVAAGATRALETGTTVSLLLPPPPQLAPPT, from the coding sequence ATGACGGTCGACCGGATGCCGTTGCGGCTGGGTGTGGTCGGAGCCGGCGGCTTCGCCGACTTCGTCCTCGGGGCGGCCGCCGGCCTCGACGACCTCGTCGTGGCCGCCGTCGTCGACCGTGACCCCGAGAGGGCCAGGGACCTCGCCGACCGGCACGGTGCCGCGGTTGCCGACGACGTCGACGCCCTGCTGCGCACGGTCGACGTCGTGCTCGTCGCGACGACGCCCGACTCCCACGCCGAGCTGGCCACGAGGGCCGTGCGAGCGGGCCGGCACGTGCTGTGCGAGAAGCCGCTCGCGACGAGTGCGGCCGACGCCCTCGACGTCGTGGCCGAGGCCGAGCAGGCCGGCGTGGTCGTCACCGTCGACCACGTGCTGCGGCACAACCCGCTGCTCGCCGCGGTCGTGCGGCTGCGTGACGAGGTGCTCGGCCCGGTACGCCGCTTCGCCTACGAGAACGACGCGGCGGACGAGGGTCTCGGCCCCGACCACTGGTTCTGGGACACGGACGCCAGCGGCGGCATCCTGCTCGAGCACGCCGTGCACGCACTCGACGCCGCGCACTGGCTCCTCGGGTCCAGGCCCACCCATGCCCAGGCCACGGGGGTGCGCCGGCCCACCCCGCACGGCGACCTCGACGGCCTGCTCGACGTCGTCAGCGTCACGACCGCCCACCCGGGTGGGGCCCTCGCCACGCACACCCATTCCTTCACGCACGCCGACCGCTGCGAACGCCAGTGGCTCCGGCTCGACCACGGGGCGGCCCAGACCGTCGTGCACGGCTGGATCCCGGTCACGGCCGAGGTCGACCTCTGGACCGACGACGACGGCGTCGCGACCGTGCAACGGCTCGCGGCCGACCCGGCGGCGTTGTTCGCCGTCGGTCACATCGACGTCGCAGCCCTGCCCGCGGCCGGCATCGAGGTCGAGGTGCAGCGCGACGCCGGCGCTCCCGGCGCGCGGGCGCGGGGCGCCGACCTCTCCCTGCCGCACCGGGTGCACCTGACCCTCGACCTCGGCGGTGAGGACGCCAAGCAGCAGGTCTACGCGGCCGCGGTGCGGTCGGCCGTGGCCGACCTCGTGCACTGCGTGCGCACCGGCGACCGCCCGGTCGTCGACGTCACCGACGCCGCCGCCGCGGTCGTCGTCGCCGCGGGGGCGACCCGCGCCCTCGAGACCGGCACGACCGTCAGCCTCCTCCTGCCCCCGCCGCCGCAGCTCGCCCCACCGACCTGA
- a CDS encoding carbohydrate ABC transporter permease yields MAIGSLQTMADPSIGGAFDFSNLTLDNYAQINERVDLLRSLVNSGIFTGAVIVSTVFFGVLAGYALARLHWRGKGTLFALVLLVQVVPFQLLVIPLYVMIVRSYGLADSYLGMIVPFAINSTAVFVFRQFFLQLPEDLFSAARIDGAGEFRILWSVALPLVRPALLTVVLLTFIGPWNEFLWPFLVTKQADMQPLAVSLANYISNAAGRASNPFGAILAGAVVLAAPAVALFVAFQRHFTSSDIGSGVKG; encoded by the coding sequence ATGGCGATCGGCTCGCTGCAGACCATGGCCGACCCGTCCATCGGTGGGGCGTTCGACTTCAGCAACCTCACCCTCGACAACTACGCGCAGATCAACGAGCGGGTCGACCTGCTGCGCTCGCTCGTCAACAGCGGCATCTTCACCGGCGCCGTCATCGTCTCGACCGTGTTCTTCGGGGTGCTCGCCGGCTACGCCCTCGCCCGGCTGCACTGGCGCGGCAAGGGCACGCTCTTCGCCCTCGTCCTGCTCGTGCAGGTCGTGCCCTTCCAGCTGCTCGTCATCCCGCTCTACGTGATGATCGTGCGGTCGTACGGCCTCGCCGACAGCTACCTCGGCATGATCGTGCCGTTCGCCATCAACTCGACCGCGGTGTTCGTCTTCCGGCAGTTCTTCCTCCAGCTGCCCGAGGACCTCTTCAGCGCCGCCCGCATCGACGGCGCCGGCGAGTTCCGCATCCTGTGGTCGGTCGCCCTGCCGCTCGTGCGCCCGGCCCTGCTCACCGTCGTGCTGCTGACCTTCATCGGGCCCTGGAACGAGTTCCTCTGGCCCTTCCTCGTCACGAAGCAGGCCGACATGCAGCCGCTCGCCGTGTCGCTCGCGAACTACATCAGCAACGCGGCCGGCCGGGCGAGCAACCCCTTCGGGGCGATCCTCGCCGGTGCCGTCGTGCTCGCCGCACCGGCCGTCGCTCTCTTCGTCGCCTTCCAGCGCCACTTCACCTCGTCCGACATCGGGTCGGGGGTGAAGGGATGA
- a CDS encoding carbohydrate ABC transporter permease → MTTTADTGRGGGPARGHDHDPAPGAPRSLVSRLLGRQPLGILFALPYAVYLAAIFAYPLGLAVYISFHDYFFAAPRARVSRPFVGLQNYADAIADPDVRQAFRNVLVFLVINVPITVVLALLLAVALNTVVQARTFFRVAYYVPYVTASVAVVAVWLFLFSGDGLVSRLLGPLAPDPPWLVNESLALPVIAVFVAWKQLGFFILLYLAALQNVPKELYESASVDGAGRWRSFLAVTVPGVRPATALVVILATITGANLFTEPYLLTNGGGPDGASSSPVLVMYQKGIEQGNPDIASAIGVILVILVLVISLINRRLLERD, encoded by the coding sequence GTGACCACCACGGCTGACACCGGCCGCGGCGGCGGTCCGGCGCGGGGTCACGACCACGACCCCGCGCCGGGCGCGCCCCGCTCGCTCGTCTCACGGCTGCTCGGGCGCCAGCCCCTCGGCATCCTCTTCGCACTGCCGTACGCGGTGTACCTCGCGGCGATCTTCGCCTACCCGCTCGGGCTGGCGGTCTACATCAGCTTCCACGACTACTTCTTCGCGGCGCCCCGGGCGCGGGTGTCGCGGCCGTTCGTCGGCCTGCAGAACTACGCCGACGCCATCGCCGACCCCGACGTGCGCCAGGCCTTCCGCAACGTGCTCGTCTTCCTCGTCATCAACGTGCCGATCACCGTCGTGCTCGCCCTGCTGCTCGCCGTCGCGCTCAACACCGTCGTGCAGGCCCGCACCTTCTTCCGCGTCGCTTACTACGTGCCCTACGTGACGGCGAGCGTCGCGGTGGTCGCGGTGTGGCTGTTCCTCTTCAGCGGCGACGGCCTCGTCAGCCGGCTGCTCGGGCCGCTCGCCCCCGACCCGCCGTGGCTCGTCAACGAGTCGCTCGCGCTGCCGGTCATCGCCGTGTTCGTCGCCTGGAAGCAGCTCGGCTTCTTCATCCTGCTCTACCTCGCGGCGCTGCAGAACGTGCCGAAGGAGCTCTACGAGTCGGCTTCGGTCGACGGCGCGGGCCGCTGGCGCTCGTTCCTGGCGGTGACCGTGCCCGGGGTGCGGCCGGCGACGGCGCTCGTCGTCATCCTCGCCACCATCACCGGCGCCAACCTCTTCACCGAGCCGTACCTGCTCACCAACGGTGGCGGGCCCGACGGCGCCTCCAGCTCGCCGGTGCTCGTCATGTACCAGAAGGGGATCGAGCAGGGGAACCCCGACATCGCCTCCGCGATCGGCGTCATCCTCGTCATCCTCGTGCTCGTCATCTCCCTCATCAACCGACGCCTGCTGGAGCGTGACTGA
- a CDS encoding extracellular solute-binding protein: protein MTSRTRTTVGATLTVALAATLAACGSGDDGGGADAEAALTAKGPITIWLSNNPDEVAWGKAMVEKWNAAHSDQKVTAQEIPAGKSSEEVIGAAITAGNAPCLVYNTSPAAVPQFQKQGGLVPLDDFSDGKAYVEARSGKTAEQYTSSDGKLYQMPWKSNPVMIFYNKTLLAKAGVDADNPPLKTYDEFLATSRKIVQSKAAQAAIWPAPTSEFFQSWFDFYPLYAAETGGKQLVEDGKATFTDAAGTSVADFWATMYKEKLAPAEKYTADSFADGKAAMAIVGPWAVAVYGDKVKWGVVPVPTSTGKSAAETYTFSDAKNVGLYSACENQGTAWEVLKFSTSKEQDGDLLDRTGQMPLRTDLASAYPDYFAKKPEYKTFADQASRTVEVPNVPNSVEIWQDFRDQYTASVISGKGNPADALKTAAASIDKLAGQQ, encoded by the coding sequence ATGACCAGCAGGACGCGCACCACCGTCGGCGCGACGCTCACCGTCGCCCTCGCCGCCACCCTGGCCGCGTGCGGGTCGGGTGACGACGGCGGAGGGGCCGACGCCGAGGCGGCCCTCACCGCCAAGGGGCCGATCACGATCTGGCTGTCGAACAACCCTGACGAGGTGGCCTGGGGCAAGGCGATGGTCGAGAAGTGGAACGCTGCCCACTCCGACCAGAAGGTCACGGCGCAGGAGATCCCCGCCGGCAAGTCGTCGGAGGAGGTCATCGGGGCCGCCATCACCGCCGGCAACGCCCCGTGCCTCGTCTACAACACCTCGCCCGCCGCGGTGCCGCAGTTCCAGAAGCAGGGCGGGCTCGTGCCGCTCGACGACTTCTCCGACGGCAAGGCCTACGTCGAGGCCCGGTCGGGCAAGACCGCCGAGCAGTACACCTCGAGCGACGGCAAGCTCTACCAGATGCCGTGGAAGTCGAACCCGGTCATGATCTTCTACAACAAGACCCTGCTCGCGAAGGCGGGCGTCGACGCCGATAACCCGCCGCTGAAGACGTACGACGAGTTCCTCGCCACGAGCCGGAAGATCGTGCAGAGCAAGGCCGCCCAGGCCGCCATCTGGCCCGCGCCGACGAGCGAGTTCTTCCAGTCGTGGTTCGACTTCTACCCGCTCTACGCGGCCGAGACCGGCGGCAAGCAGCTCGTCGAGGACGGCAAGGCGACCTTCACCGACGCCGCCGGCACGTCGGTCGCCGACTTCTGGGCCACGATGTACAAGGAGAAGCTCGCCCCCGCGGAGAAGTACACGGCCGACTCCTTCGCCGACGGCAAGGCGGCCATGGCGATCGTCGGTCCGTGGGCGGTCGCGGTCTACGGCGACAAGGTGAAGTGGGGCGTGGTCCCGGTGCCGACGTCGACGGGCAAGAGCGCGGCGGAGACGTACACCTTCTCGGACGCCAAGAACGTCGGCCTCTACTCGGCCTGCGAGAACCAGGGCACCGCGTGGGAGGTGCTGAAGTTCTCGACGAGCAAGGAGCAGGACGGCGACCTGCTCGACCGCACCGGCCAGATGCCGCTGCGCACCGACCTCGCATCGGCCTACCCCGACTACTTCGCGAAGAAGCCGGAGTACAAGACCTTCGCCGACCAGGCCTCGCGCACGGTCGAGGTCCCCAACGTGCCCAACTCCGTCGAGATCTGGCAGGACTTCCGCGACCAGTACACGGCGTCGGTCATCTCGGGCAAGGGCAACCCCGCCGACGCCCTCAAGACCGCAGCCGCGTCCATCGACAAGCTCGCCGGCCAGCAGTGA
- a CDS encoding LacI family DNA-binding transcriptional regulator, which produces MAQIRRPTISDVARAAGVSKGAVSFAINGRDGVSAETRSRILRAADELGFTRDVRARGLSSSRAMAVALVIARPPETLGADPFFAVFVAGVETVLSQAGFALVMQVVPTHVSEEEAYERLAGEGRADGVFLTDLRVDDDRPAVLRRLGLPGVRIAPDIDDSAPSVVVDDRPGIRAAVEHLVALGHTRLAHVGGPATYVHGASRRAAFDEATDAAGLAPGLHVEADFSAEGGAAATAKLLDLPPRRRPTAVVYANDLMAAAGIAVAADRGLDVPGDLSVTGFDDTAVSAVLRPGLTTVHTDVLAWGAAAAQTLLAAIDAGIDATDDVHLPPPHLVVRGSTAEATRPTGIPQRERR; this is translated from the coding sequence ATGGCCCAGATCCGGAGACCGACGATCTCCGACGTCGCGCGGGCCGCGGGCGTGAGCAAGGGCGCGGTCTCGTTCGCCATCAACGGGCGTGACGGGGTCAGCGCCGAGACGCGCAGCCGCATCCTGCGCGCCGCCGACGAGCTCGGCTTCACCCGCGACGTGCGGGCCCGCGGCCTCAGCTCGTCGCGCGCCATGGCCGTCGCCCTCGTCATCGCCCGCCCACCCGAGACCCTCGGCGCCGACCCCTTCTTCGCCGTCTTCGTCGCGGGCGTCGAGACGGTGCTCTCGCAGGCGGGGTTCGCCCTCGTCATGCAGGTGGTGCCCACCCACGTCTCGGAGGAGGAGGCCTACGAACGCCTCGCGGGGGAGGGCCGCGCCGACGGCGTCTTCCTCACCGACCTGCGGGTCGACGACGACCGGCCCGCGGTGCTGCGTCGGCTCGGTCTGCCCGGCGTCCGCATCGCGCCCGACATCGACGACAGCGCGCCCTCGGTCGTCGTCGACGACCGCCCCGGCATCCGCGCCGCCGTCGAGCACCTCGTCGCCCTCGGCCACACGCGCCTGGCGCACGTCGGGGGCCCGGCGACCTACGTGCACGGCGCCTCCCGCCGGGCGGCGTTCGACGAGGCGACGGATGCCGCGGGGCTGGCTCCCGGACTGCACGTCGAGGCCGACTTCTCCGCCGAGGGCGGCGCCGCCGCCACCGCGAAGCTGCTCGACCTGCCGCCGCGCCGGCGCCCGACCGCCGTGGTCTACGCCAACGACCTCATGGCCGCCGCGGGCATCGCCGTCGCCGCCGACCGGGGGCTCGACGTGCCGGGCGACCTGTCGGTCACCGGCTTCGACGACACCGCGGTGTCGGCGGTGCTCCGTCCGGGCCTGACGACCGTGCACACCGACGTCCTCGCCTGGGGGGCCGCGGCCGCTCAGACGCTGCTCGCCGCGATCGACGCCGGCATCGACGCCACCGACGACGTGCACCTCCCGCCCCCGCACCTCGTCGTGCGCGGGTCGACGGCCGAAGCGACCCGGCCCACCGGCATCCCGCAGCGCGAAAGGCGCTGA
- a CDS encoding fused MFS/spermidine synthase, which produces MVTPDALLVDEGPPVTAEARRVDRALPGWLAVVLVVVSSAAVLVLEITSLRLIAPYVGITVETNTGVIGLALAAIALGSWAGGAAADRRPPRAMIGPLLVVGGALVLVVTPAVRLAAAAVGPSDAPSVALLLAGVTVFAPAAVLSAVSPMVVKLQLASLDDTGSVVGRLSSIGTLGAILATFLTGFVLVAVVPTSVILLATGALLVVGGAALVVLARRDGIRTSTGTSAALAVALVAAVGCVAVPSPCDVETTYHCASVRPDPARPGGQVLVLDTLRHSYVDPADPTYLEFGYAKTFAAALDTLPDTARDVLHVGGGGMTLPRYLLDQRPDITNTVVEIDPGVVDVDRTRLALPDDPRLRVDVGDGRVAVAQLADDSVDAYVGDAFGGVAVPWHLTTRETFADVARVLRPGGLVVLNVIDFGPLDFARSELATVASVFAHTALAVVPGSLGGAGGNLVIIASDRSLDREALTRALVRQASPMTLVEDADVAALVAAAPMVLRDDHAPVDQLLTTTRTRTR; this is translated from the coding sequence GTGGTCACGCCGGACGCCCTGCTCGTCGACGAGGGGCCACCGGTGACGGCCGAGGCGAGGCGCGTCGACCGGGCCCTGCCCGGCTGGCTCGCTGTCGTGCTCGTCGTCGTCTCGTCGGCGGCGGTGCTCGTCCTCGAGATCACCTCCCTGCGTCTCATCGCCCCCTACGTCGGCATCACGGTCGAGACCAACACCGGTGTCATCGGCCTGGCCCTCGCCGCCATCGCGCTCGGGTCGTGGGCGGGTGGCGCCGCGGCCGACCGCCGCCCGCCCCGCGCCATGATCGGGCCGCTGCTCGTCGTCGGCGGCGCGCTCGTGCTCGTCGTCACCCCGGCCGTGCGGCTCGCGGCCGCCGCGGTCGGACCGTCCGACGCGCCGTCGGTCGCCCTGCTCCTCGCCGGCGTCACCGTGTTCGCCCCGGCCGCCGTCCTGTCGGCCGTCAGCCCGATGGTCGTCAAGCTGCAGCTGGCCAGCCTCGACGACACGGGCTCCGTCGTCGGGCGCCTGTCGAGCATCGGCACCCTCGGGGCCATCCTCGCGACGTTCCTCACCGGTTTCGTCCTCGTGGCGGTCGTGCCGACGAGCGTCATCCTGCTGGCCACGGGAGCGCTGCTCGTCGTCGGCGGCGCCGCGCTCGTCGTGCTCGCCCGGCGCGACGGCATCCGGACCTCGACCGGTACGTCGGCGGCGCTCGCCGTCGCGCTCGTCGCCGCGGTGGGCTGCGTGGCCGTCCCCTCGCCGTGCGACGTCGAGACGACCTACCACTGCGCGTCGGTGCGCCCCGACCCGGCGCGACCCGGTGGGCAGGTGCTCGTGCTCGACACGCTGAGGCACAGCTACGTCGACCCGGCTGACCCCACCTACCTCGAGTTCGGCTACGCCAAGACCTTCGCCGCCGCGCTCGACACCCTGCCGGACACGGCGCGCGACGTGCTGCACGTCGGCGGCGGAGGCATGACGCTGCCGCGCTACCTGCTCGACCAGCGCCCCGACATCACCAACACGGTCGTCGAGATCGACCCCGGCGTCGTCGACGTCGACCGCACCCGCCTGGCCCTGCCCGACGACCCACGGCTGCGCGTCGACGTCGGGGACGGCCGCGTGGCGGTCGCCCAGCTCGCCGACGACAGCGTCGACGCGTACGTCGGGGACGCCTTCGGAGGCGTGGCAGTGCCCTGGCACCTGACGACGCGCGAGACCTTTGCCGACGTCGCGCGGGTGCTGCGCCCCGGCGGTCTCGTCGTGCTCAACGTCATCGACTTCGGCCCCCTCGACTTCGCCCGGTCCGAGCTGGCCACGGTCGCGTCGGTCTTCGCGCACACCGCCCTCGCCGTCGTCCCCGGGTCGCTCGGGGGAGCGGGCGGCAACCTCGTCATCATCGCCTCCGACCGGTCCCTCGACCGGGAAGCCCTCACGCGTGCCCTCGTGCGACAGGCGTCACCGATGACCCTCGTCGAGGATGCCGACGTGGCCGCGTTGGTCGCCGCTGCCCCCATGGTGCTGCGTGACGACCATGCCCCGGTCGACCAGCTGCTGACCACGACGCGCACCCGGACCCGCTGA